One window of the Triticum dicoccoides isolate Atlit2015 ecotype Zavitan chromosome 3B, WEW_v2.0, whole genome shotgun sequence genome contains the following:
- the LOC119274500 gene encoding uncharacterized protein LOC119274500, protein MESSSSSLLLSSYAGDNKRARDADLEALSSAEADAAKRMRPEYLLDLLDDDTDAAAAGDLASVMRSLEEEICADDLTPPQPELGFLLEASDDELGLPPAARASSSSDDAGGWEPEEPAGVFGEQIWGFEDEIDGTYAFGGVAYSPEAAVAAAAATAEWGDDGFDAGLFGFGDESFGPSDLAVLRQETMPAV, encoded by the coding sequence ATGGAGAGCTCCTCCTCGTCTCTGTTGCTGAGTTCGTACGCCGGCGACAACAAGAGGGCCAGGGATGCCGACCTCGAAGCGCTCTCGTCCGCGGAGGCTGACGCCGCCAAGAGGATGAGGCCGGAGTACCTGCTGGACCTGCTCGACGACGACACCGACGCCGCGGCGGCCGGCGACCTGGCCTCCGTTATGCGAAGCCTTGAGGAGGAgatatgcgccgacgacctgacgcCGCCGCAGCCAGAGCTGGGGTTCCTGCTCGAGGCCTCGGACGACGAGCTCGGCCTGCCACCGGCCGCCAGGGCGTCCTCCTCGTCGGACGACGCCGGAGGCTGGGAGCCGGAGGAGCCCGCCGGCGTGTTCGGAGAGCAGATCTGGGGCTTCGAGGACGAGATTGACGGCACCTACGCTTTCGGCGGCGTCGCCTACTCACCGGAGGCCGCCGTGGCGGCTGCTGCGGCCACAGCCGAGTGGGGTGACGACGGCTTTGACGCCGGTCTGTTCGGCTTCGGCGACGAGTCCTTCGGGCCGTCCGATCTCGCCGTGCTTCGCCAGGAGACCATGCCCGCCGTTTGA